In the genome of Patescibacteria group bacterium, one region contains:
- a CDS encoding pilin gives MKKITFTSVISFCFAVFLLVGVPLIAQAQLSAIIPCNGTQYSGEAETAYQKVYDEHAQFNVGGEYIPANRFKINKGTPPDLRNNVSHGVDYDVTYTGETYDYNGTVLTKGQTIKARFEGVDPSDGAADDALTAANDKYKECGFNDVVILIQNLINVMFTISIPLTVIAFTYVGILLLTAGGNASKVTQAKEIAGKVMIGFIIILSAWLIVYLITSTFLSDEFNMFLKP, from the coding sequence ATGAAAAAAATCACGTTCACATCAGTAATAAGTTTTTGCTTCGCAGTCTTCCTTTTGGTTGGAGTTCCACTTATTGCACAAGCTCAGCTCTCAGCAATAATTCCTTGTAATGGAACTCAATATTCTGGTGAAGCAGAAACAGCATACCAAAAGGTATATGATGAACATGCTCAATTTAATGTGGGAGGAGAATACATTCCAGCCAATAGATTTAAGATAAATAAAGGTACTCCACCAGATCTTAGAAACAATGTTAGTCATGGAGTAGATTATGATGTTACCTATACAGGTGAGACATATGATTACAATGGTACAGTTCTTACAAAAGGGCAAACAATAAAAGCTCGATTTGAAGGTGTTGACCCATCTGATGGGGCGGCAGATGATGCACTTACTGCTGCTAATGATAAATATAAAGAATGTGGTTTCAATGATGTTGTAATTCTAATACAAAATCTTATCAATGTGATGTTTACGATTTCGATTCCACTCACCGTAATTGCATTTACCTATGTGGGAATTTTGTTGCTCACTGCTGGCGGCAATGCTTCAAAAGTTACGCAGGCAAAAGAAATTGCCGGCAAAGTAATGATTGGATTTATTATTATTCTTTCTGCATGGTTAATTGTCTATTTAATTACTTCAACATTCTTGAGTGATGAATTTAATATGTTCTTAAAACCATAA
- the pth gene encoding aminoacyl-tRNA hydrolase, whose protein sequence is MSYIIVGLGNPGEEYKDTRHNAGRIVLEYFAQKHALPEFKQHIKSKALVSKGEITVGNTTENVELVEPNNFMNRSGSSVATLAGIGMLTSKASATKKAHNIIVIYDDLDLPLGSIKISFNRSSGGHRGVESIIKSVKTQEFIRVRVGICPLTPAGKPKKPQGETDVEKFIIGPFKKNELEELNKIAKDVAEALELIMFETKERAMEKFN, encoded by the coding sequence ATGTCATATATTATTGTTGGACTCGGAAATCCTGGTGAAGAATATAAAGATACTCGTCACAATGCTGGCCGAATTGTTTTAGAATATTTTGCACAAAAGCATGCTCTACCAGAATTTAAACAGCATATAAAAAGCAAAGCTCTTGTATCTAAGGGAGAGATTACTGTTGGGAATACTACAGAGAATGTTGAGTTAGTTGAGCCAAATAATTTTATGAATCGTTCAGGTTCGAGTGTTGCAACACTTGCAGGAATCGGAATGCTCACGTCAAAAGCAAGTGCAACTAAGAAAGCGCACAACATTATTGTGATTTATGATGATTTAGATTTGCCATTAGGCAGCATTAAGATTTCATTTAATAGAAGTTCTGGAGGACATAGGGGAGTTGAATCAATTATCAAATCAGTGAAGACGCAGGAATTCATTCGTGTGCGAGTGGGAATATGCCCTCTAACACCTGCTGGCAAGCCCAAAAAGCCTCAAGGTGAAACGGATGTTGAGAAGTTTATCATTGGGCCCTTTAAGAAAAACGAACTCGAAGAACTCAATAAAATAGCCAAAGATGTTGCTGAAGCTCTTGAACTAATTATGTTTGAGACCAAAGAGCGAGCAATGGAGAAGTTTAATTAA
- the gyrA gene encoding DNA gyrase subunit A produces the protein MAEKPNKKTEGEPSVPETRINVVDRSIISEMRDSYIDYAMSVITDRALPDIRDGLKPVQRRILFVMHELGLTAGAKFRKCAKIAGDTSGNYHPHGETNVYGALVNLAQDFGMRYPLIWGQGNFGSIDGDSPAAMRYTEAKMSRITAELLRDITKETVDWRPNYDNTLKEPMVLPTAVPNLLLNGTLGIAVGMATNMPPHNLREVVDATMHLVDNKDATTEDLVQFIKGPDFPTGGTIYGEKEIHHAYATGKGGIVTRGEAEIIENKSDNFQIIITSIPYRVNKANLIMSIADLVRDKKLEGIKGLRDESTKDIRIAIDLKSGANPQSVLNFLYKHTQLEETFHLNAVGLIDGVPQTLSLKSILQEFVKHRISVIRRRTEYDLRKAEEREHILIGLKKALDHIDEIIKLIKKSKDTPTAHANLMKEFKFSERQATAILEMRLQKLAGLERQKLEDELKAIQALIKDLRDILGNQKRILTIIKTELSEIKEKYGDDRRTRVVKSAAKSFSEIDLVSDEEAVLVLTSGGYIKRTDPEEYRKQKRGGVGVVDLDTKEEDFVTQLITTNTHSDLLFFTDKGKAYQMKMYEIPEGRRATKGKSIMNFLAIEQGERVTSILPMPKEIKNSSVSLLMVTRDGIAKKVAGESFHDVRRSGIIAIKLAPQDQLISVSYVDKGDDMVVITSKGQSIRFKESDVREMGRGAAGVTGMRLDKGDAVIGADVVKKDFKNPELLVVMANGYGKKTDLKEYKVQKRGGSGIKTAQVTTKTGDVIASKVVAPGEEESELVAMSKKSQVIRVDIKEIPSLGRQTQGVRIMKMREGDGIASAVVL, from the coding sequence ATGGCAGAAAAACCGAACAAAAAAACTGAAGGGGAACCGTCTGTACCTGAAACTCGAATTAATGTAGTTGATAGAAGTATTATTAGTGAAATGCGTGATTCGTATATCGATTACGCTATGTCAGTTATTACTGATCGAGCCCTTCCTGATATTCGAGACGGATTAAAGCCTGTACAACGACGTATTTTGTTTGTAATGCATGAACTAGGCCTTACAGCCGGAGCAAAGTTTCGAAAGTGTGCAAAGATTGCCGGAGATACTTCAGGTAACTACCACCCTCACGGAGAAACAAACGTATACGGAGCGCTCGTAAACCTTGCTCAAGATTTCGGTATGCGCTATCCACTTATTTGGGGCCAAGGAAACTTCGGATCTATCGACGGAGATTCACCAGCTGCTATGCGATATACCGAAGCAAAGATGTCACGAATTACTGCTGAACTTCTACGTGATATCACAAAAGAGACTGTTGATTGGCGTCCAAACTATGACAACACCTTGAAAGAACCTATGGTGCTTCCAACTGCTGTGCCCAATCTTCTATTAAACGGAACGCTTGGAATTGCCGTGGGTATGGCAACAAACATGCCTCCACACAATCTTCGAGAAGTTGTGGATGCAACTATGCACCTTGTAGATAACAAAGATGCTACAACAGAAGATCTTGTACAGTTTATTAAGGGTCCCGATTTTCCAACAGGAGGAACTATTTATGGTGAAAAAGAAATTCATCATGCATATGCAACTGGTAAGGGGGGAATCGTAACTCGAGGAGAAGCTGAAATTATTGAAAACAAATCAGACAACTTTCAAATTATTATTACCTCAATTCCATATCGAGTTAATAAGGCAAACCTTATTATGTCGATTGCGGATTTAGTACGCGACAAAAAGCTTGAAGGCATTAAAGGTCTTCGAGATGAATCAACAAAAGACATCCGAATTGCTATTGATCTAAAATCTGGAGCAAATCCACAGAGTGTTTTAAACTTTTTATACAAACACACTCAGCTTGAAGAAACATTCCACTTGAATGCCGTGGGCCTTATTGATGGAGTGCCACAAACACTTTCTCTTAAATCTATTCTCCAAGAATTCGTTAAACACCGAATTAGTGTTATTCGACGACGAACAGAATATGATTTACGAAAAGCCGAAGAACGAGAGCACATCTTAATTGGTCTCAAGAAAGCTCTTGATCATATTGATGAAATTATCAAACTCATCAAGAAATCAAAAGATACTCCCACAGCTCATGCCAACTTGATGAAAGAGTTCAAGTTTTCAGAACGACAGGCAACTGCTATTTTGGAAATGCGATTGCAAAAACTTGCAGGTCTTGAACGTCAGAAACTCGAAGATGAACTTAAAGCTATTCAGGCACTTATCAAAGACCTTCGAGATATTCTTGGAAATCAGAAGCGAATTCTTACTATTATTAAGACAGAACTTTCTGAAATTAAAGAAAAGTATGGTGATGATCGACGAACTCGTGTTGTAAAGAGTGCTGCGAAGTCATTCTCAGAAATTGATCTTGTATCAGATGAAGAAGCCGTACTTGTGCTTACATCTGGAGGTTATATCAAGCGCACAGATCCAGAAGAATACCGCAAGCAAAAGCGAGGTGGTGTGGGTGTAGTTGACCTTGATACAAAGGAAGAGGATTTTGTAACTCAGCTTATTACAACAAATACTCACAGCGATCTTTTGTTCTTCACTGATAAAGGTAAGGCATACCAGATGAAAATGTATGAAATTCCTGAAGGCCGACGAGCTACAAAGGGTAAGTCTATTATGAACTTCTTAGCAATCGAGCAAGGCGAGCGTGTTACATCTATTTTGCCTATGCCAAAGGAAATTAAGAATAGTTCTGTTTCACTTCTTATGGTAACTCGTGATGGTATTGCAAAGAAAGTTGCTGGAGAAAGCTTCCATGACGTGCGACGATCTGGAATTATTGCTATCAAACTTGCTCCTCAAGATCAGCTTATTTCAGTATCATATGTAGATAAGGGTGATGACATGGTTGTTATTACTTCTAAGGGCCAATCTATTCGATTTAAGGAGTCTGATGTGCGAGAAATGGGCCGTGGTGCAGCTGGAGTAACTGGTATGCGACTCGATAAGGGTGATGCTGTTATTGGTGCTGATGTTGTGAAGAAAGATTTCAAAAACCCAGAACTTCTCGTGGTTATGGCAAATGGATACGGAAAGAAAACAGATCTCAAGGAATACAAAGTTCAGAAACGAGGTGGATCTGGTATTAAAACTGCTCAAGTTACCACAAAAACTGGTGATGTTATTGCCTCAAAGGTTGTAGCTCCAGGCGAAGAAGAATCAGAACTTGTAGCAATGTCTAAGAAGAGTCAGGTAATTCGTGTGGATATTAAAGAAATTCCATCATTAGGACGACAGACTCAGGGCGTTCGAATTATGAAAATGCGAGAAGGTGATGGTATCGCAAGTGCGGTGGTTCTCTAG
- the ybeY gene encoding rRNA maturation RNase YbeY: MDSAFTLLNKTKGKLPSLPFADMKTAILGNGYELSLVFVSEKEMHEINMKSRGKDKPTNILSFPLDAHTGEIFICPTYSKKEAPDFDRTYENYLAFLFIHGLVHLKGFDHGSRMEAEEEKFRTLFGI, encoded by the coding sequence ATGGATAGCGCGTTTACGCTTCTCAATAAAACAAAAGGCAAGCTTCCAAGCTTGCCTTTTGCCGACATGAAAACAGCAATACTCGGAAATGGGTATGAGCTTTCTCTTGTATTTGTTTCAGAAAAAGAAATGCATGAAATAAATATGAAGAGTCGCGGCAAAGATAAGCCAACAAATATTTTAAGTTTCCCGCTTGATGCACACACAGGTGAAATTTTTATTTGTCCTACATATTCAAAAAAAGAAGCACCTGATTTTGATCGAACATACGAAAATTATCTCGCATTTTTATTTATCCACGGTTTGGTGCATTTGAAAGGATTCGATCATGGTAGTAGAATGGAAGCTGAGGAGGAAAAATTCCGCACACTTTTTGGAATTTAA
- a CDS encoding pilin, with amino-acid sequence MLGASALGAAQPVVDKILSEIVAPLIWLLFAVALIYFLYGAVKYLWNAASSEERDKGRKHMIWAVIGMAIMLSAFGITQFIFSTVTDGGTAEDLNGDTILTPSTIDKGSF; translated from the coding sequence ATGTTAGGAGCATCTGCATTAGGAGCGGCTCAGCCCGTAGTTGATAAGATTCTTAGTGAAATAGTAGCTCCACTTATTTGGCTTTTGTTTGCAGTAGCTCTTATATATTTCCTTTATGGGGCAGTAAAATATCTCTGGAATGCAGCAAGTAGTGAGGAGAGAGATAAAGGACGGAAGCATATGATTTGGGCAGTCATCGGTATGGCAATCATGCTCTCAGCGTTTGGAATCACACAGTTTATTTTCAGCACTGTCACAGATGGTGGAACAGCAGAAGATTTAAATGGTGATACAATCCTTACTCCATCGACTATAGATAAGGGATCATTTTAA
- a CDS encoding pilin, protein MKKFCKILAGLLFMLLAITSVGQRNVYAVDAVTPPAPPVVTGGEEPTVPGGLPDVALDNPFDDDSGIGNLCDLINQILNIVAEIGAIVGVLFIIWAGFLFIKAQGKPEEIQKAKSTFYTTVIGLAILLGASVIAKVVFNTVSSITTSFNPGASICAAPEAD, encoded by the coding sequence ATGAAAAAATTCTGTAAAATATTAGCTGGGTTGCTATTTATGCTGCTGGCTATTACGTCAGTAGGTCAGAGAAATGTATATGCTGTTGATGCAGTAACACCTCCAGCACCGCCTGTTGTCACTGGAGGTGAGGAGCCCACTGTTCCAGGTGGTTTGCCCGATGTTGCTTTAGATAATCCTTTTGATGATGATAGCGGAATAGGGAACTTATGCGATCTTATTAATCAAATTCTAAATATTGTAGCTGAGATTGGAGCAATTGTAGGAGTGTTATTTATCATTTGGGCGGGATTCCTGTTCATTAAAGCTCAAGGTAAACCTGAAGAAATTCAGAAAGCAAAGAGTACGTTCTATACAACGGTTATTGGATTGGCAATTCTTTTAGGAGCATCTGTTATTGCAAAAGTCGTATTTAATACAGTTTCAAGTATTACAACAAGCTTCAATCCAGGAGCAAGTATTTGTGCAGCACCCGAGGCAGATTAA
- a CDS encoding methyltransferase domain-containing protein, with the protein MAFSDPQKNIDSLGLAEGSYVADLGAGSGFYTLAAAHTVGAGGRVYAIDVQQELLTRIKSSAHAAHYTNVEIIHGDIERLGGTRLKDQSIDVAFVCNILFQVEKKDDFIIEVKRILKSGGRVLVVDWAESFGGLGPHPDHVVTEDVATELFKKHGFVSVNTMDAGDHHYGFVVRKN; encoded by the coding sequence ATGGCATTTTCAGATCCGCAAAAAAATATTGATAGTTTAGGTTTGGCTGAAGGATCGTATGTTGCAGATCTTGGAGCTGGTTCGGGATTCTATACACTAGCTGCTGCTCATACCGTGGGTGCTGGCGGAAGAGTATATGCAATCGATGTGCAGCAAGAATTACTTACTCGCATTAAAAGCTCTGCTCATGCAGCTCACTACACAAACGTTGAAATAATTCACGGTGATATAGAACGGCTCGGCGGAACTCGACTTAAAGATCAATCTATAGATGTTGCATTTGTATGCAACATACTATTTCAAGTTGAAAAGAAGGATGATTTTATTATTGAAGTAAAGCGAATCTTGAAATCAGGAGGAAGAGTTCTTGTTGTCGATTGGGCAGAGTCATTTGGAGGCCTTGGACCACATCCAGATCATGTGGTTACTGAAGATGTGGCTACGGAGCTTTTTAAGAAACATGGATTTGTATCTGTGAACACCATGGATGCAGGGGATCATCATTATGGGTTTGTCGTAAGAAAAAATTAA
- a CDS encoding S1 RNA-binding domain-containing protein: MATKTTEVTEEPVIAQEEKEVKPKKETQMSKILSESMTPPSVGDIVEGPVIGIEKSSIFIDLHPYSTGIIYGREFIAARDIIKKIGLGDRVSAKVVDTNNAEGYIELSLKEAKQAMIWGEANDAIRDRRIFELPVTEANKGGLIINWQGIQGFLPASQLKAEHYPRVADGDKDRILEELKKLVGTRIEVSIISALPKEGKLIFSEKNLQEKDKEKIIGKYKIGDDVEGEVTGIVDFGVFVKIEDGLEGLVHISEIDWSLVEDPKQLFKVGQKVKVKVIEIKDNKVSLSIKALKENPWKEATAKYKKDDTVQGVIIKYNKHGALASIEEGIAGLVHISEFGSEEKLRQALELGKSYDFKITLFDPKEQKMALSYSTKEAKK; the protein is encoded by the coding sequence ATGGCAACAAAAACCACTGAGGTTACAGAGGAACCTGTAATCGCACAAGAAGAGAAGGAAGTAAAACCAAAGAAGGAGACACAGATGTCTAAAATCTTGTCTGAGTCTATGACTCCCCCTTCAGTTGGAGATATCGTTGAAGGACCAGTTATTGGTATTGAAAAGAGCTCAATCTTTATTGACCTCCATCCATACTCAACTGGTATTATCTATGGCCGTGAATTTATCGCAGCTCGAGATATTATCAAGAAAATTGGCCTAGGAGACCGCGTAAGTGCAAAAGTTGTTGATACCAACAATGCCGAAGGATATATTGAGCTTTCTTTGAAAGAAGCAAAGCAAGCAATGATCTGGGGCGAAGCAAACGATGCTATCCGAGATCGACGAATCTTCGAACTTCCAGTTACTGAAGCAAACAAAGGAGGTCTTATCATCAACTGGCAAGGTATTCAGGGCTTTCTCCCTGCCTCACAGCTTAAGGCTGAACACTACCCACGTGTTGCTGATGGTGACAAAGACAGAATTCTAGAAGAACTTAAGAAACTTGTTGGAACACGCATTGAAGTATCTATTATTTCAGCGCTTCCAAAAGAAGGAAAACTTATCTTCTCAGAAAAGAATCTCCAGGAAAAAGATAAAGAAAAGATCATTGGTAAGTACAAGATTGGCGACGATGTAGAAGGTGAAGTAACAGGAATCGTAGACTTCGGAGTATTCGTGAAAATCGAAGACGGACTTGAAGGACTTGTTCACATCTCAGAAATCGATTGGTCACTTGTTGAAGATCCAAAGCAGCTCTTCAAGGTAGGTCAGAAAGTGAAAGTAAAAGTTATTGAAATCAAAGATAACAAAGTATCACTTTCTATCAAAGCTCTTAAAGAGAATCCTTGGAAAGAGGCTACAGCTAAGTATAAAAAAGATGATACTGTGCAGGGCGTTATTATTAAATACAATAAGCACGGCGCATTAGCATCTATTGAAGAAGGAATCGCAGGACTTGTTCATATCTCAGAATTTGGTAGTGAAGAAAAGCTCCGACAAGCATTAGAGCTTGGAAAGAGTTATGACTTCAAGATCACGCTCTTTGATCCAAAGGAACAAAAGATGGCGCTCTCATATTCAACAAAAGAAGCTAAGAAATAA
- a CDS encoding MBL fold metallo-hydrolase has product MHMIVTYHGNQFFKLQFGDMVVAVNPISKDSKLKTARFGADIALISINHEDFNGADQLGFGDKQPFVVTGPGEYEIKGVFIKGFPSESNYGGEKKINTVYTLNLDSINICILGALDSVALTTEAKEAMNEVDILFVPMGGNGVLSPADSYKLALQFSPKVIIPMGADTGDKDSLKVFLKEGGGDAVKPIDKLTIKKKDLEGKEAEIVVLSIS; this is encoded by the coding sequence ATGCATATGATCGTTACATATCACGGAAATCAATTTTTTAAGTTACAGTTTGGCGACATGGTGGTGGCGGTAAATCCTATCTCAAAAGATTCAAAGCTAAAAACAGCTCGTTTTGGTGCGGATATTGCCCTTATTTCTATTAATCACGAAGATTTTAATGGTGCTGATCAGCTTGGTTTTGGTGATAAACAACCTTTTGTTGTTACCGGTCCTGGTGAGTATGAAATTAAAGGAGTGTTTATAAAAGGCTTTCCTTCAGAATCAAATTATGGAGGTGAAAAGAAGATTAACACTGTATATACCCTGAATTTAGATAGTATAAATATTTGTATTTTAGGAGCACTTGATAGTGTGGCACTCACTACAGAAGCAAAAGAAGCAATGAATGAAGTAGATATCTTATTTGTCCCTATGGGAGGTAATGGGGTGTTGTCTCCTGCGGATTCTTATAAATTAGCATTACAGTTTTCTCCAAAGGTGATAATTCCAATGGGCGCTGACACTGGCGATAAGGACTCACTCAAGGTATTCTTAAAGGAAGGAGGTGGTGATGCGGTAAAACCGATAGATAAACTTACGATTAAGAAAAAAGATTTAGAAGGCAAAGAAGCCGAAATTGTAGTACTATCTATTAGTTAA
- a CDS encoding extracellular solute-binding protein, which produces MSKFQIVVFGIFIAAVAGGLTLFALYKGGTKDTTYNVKIWGTLDGGMVSDYLKIAQASSNEEFTFTYRQLRPETMYQNYVESLVSGTGPDILLLPHDMVWLFKSKITQIPYDSYPEKEFKTTFIQEGELYLDSTGVLALPFAVDPMVMYWNRDIFTNALISTPPKYWEDFLALPLELTKKDAATNIIQSAVGLGEYTNITHAKETLSLLMMQAGNPITVKNNGNLRATLTTAASSNALSPANSALSFYTQFANPIKQVYSWNRSLPDAKTYFTSNRLAVYFGLASEFREISIRNPNLNYDVAVIPQRKPQTGVAANNMTYGKMSGLSIARSTRNPAATMKAMRLLTSAKLIPTWVKQTTLPSVRRDSLGIDASKAESNIFATSALISRGWLDPDYKKSAIIFKDMIESVTSNRMGVENAIQQAHGEMVDSISAVK; this is translated from the coding sequence ATGTCTAAATTTCAGATTGTAGTATTTGGAATATTTATAGCAGCAGTGGCAGGTGGTCTTACGTTGTTTGCCCTTTATAAAGGAGGGACAAAGGACACTACCTACAATGTAAAAATCTGGGGAACTCTTGATGGAGGAATGGTAAGTGACTATCTTAAAATTGCGCAAGCTTCATCAAATGAAGAATTTACATTTACTTACCGTCAGCTTCGTCCTGAAACAATGTATCAAAATTATGTTGAGTCCCTTGTAAGTGGGACAGGTCCAGATATTTTGTTACTTCCACACGACATGGTTTGGCTATTCAAGAGTAAAATCACTCAGATTCCATACGATAGTTATCCGGAAAAAGAGTTTAAAACAACATTTATTCAAGAAGGTGAACTATACTTAGATTCAACAGGAGTTTTGGCATTACCATTTGCTGTAGATCCAATGGTTATGTATTGGAATAGAGACATATTTACTAATGCGCTTATTTCTACTCCTCCAAAGTATTGGGAAGATTTTCTAGCATTGCCATTGGAACTTACTAAAAAAGATGCAGCCACAAACATTATCCAGAGTGCTGTGGGACTAGGGGAATATACTAATATTACTCATGCAAAAGAGACATTGAGTCTTCTTATGATGCAAGCAGGTAATCCGATTACTGTTAAAAATAATGGTAATCTTCGAGCTACACTTACAACAGCAGCTTCTTCAAATGCATTATCACCTGCAAACTCGGCATTATCGTTTTACACGCAATTTGCTAATCCTATAAAGCAGGTATATAGCTGGAATCGATCACTTCCTGATGCAAAAACATATTTCACTTCAAATAGATTAGCTGTGTATTTTGGCTTAGCAAGTGAATTTAGGGAAATTAGTATTCGAAATCCAAATCTTAATTATGATGTTGCAGTTATTCCTCAACGTAAACCTCAGACAGGAGTTGCTGCAAACAATATGACCTATGGAAAAATGTCGGGATTATCTATCGCACGAAGTACACGAAATCCTGCTGCTACAATGAAAGCTATGCGATTGCTTACATCAGCTAAACTAATCCCAACTTGGGTGAAGCAAACTACATTACCTTCAGTACGAAGAGATTCATTAGGAATTGATGCTAGTAAAGCTGAATCAAATATTTTTGCTACATCAGCACTTATTTCTCGAGGGTGGCTAGATCCTGATTACAAAAAGTCTGCGATTATTTTCAAAGATATGATCGAGTCAGTAACTTCAAATCGAATGGGAGTTGAGAATGCTATTCAACAAGCCCATGGAGAAATGGTGGATTCAATTTCGGCTGTAAAATAA
- a CDS encoding His/Gly/Thr/Pro-type tRNA ligase C-terminal domain-containing protein has protein sequence MAQRSIDKVKPSVEYWVSHNITKAFEIALYYGFNYISPIVVEKSDIDALKNLDVDDLIAITPHVKPDEELAVLRQHVVKNLGHLPFTLFRDRIVTDKKSTRHECCLDIIGTTRPISDATVIKTAYEIARKEGFENLELEINSIGDKDSLARFNRELTNYFKKHLNELDPECKQVLKKDVFAAITCTHEKCQTIKNNAPKAINYLSEPSRTHLKEILEQLEMSNILYSINSCLIDGHNFASHTIFRIYATENEKRIVVASGCRWGGLAKRLGLKKDIQGISAVVSINKQEPKAAKKLPKPKFFFIQMGQEAKMRSLMLIEILREANIPIYHALTKDKLTAQLSSAENLNVPYILIMGQKESMERTVLVREMYNRSQETVKIDAIADYLRKLI, from the coding sequence ATGGCACAACGATCAATAGATAAAGTGAAACCAAGTGTGGAATATTGGGTCTCTCATAATATAACTAAAGCATTTGAAATTGCTCTCTATTATGGTTTTAATTACATTAGTCCTATTGTTGTAGAAAAAAGTGATATTGACGCGCTGAAAAATCTTGATGTTGATGATCTCATAGCTATCACTCCGCATGTTAAACCAGATGAAGAGTTGGCAGTTCTTCGACAGCACGTAGTAAAAAATCTTGGTCATCTGCCTTTTACACTATTCCGAGATCGAATTGTTACTGATAAAAAAAGCACTCGACATGAATGCTGTCTCGATATCATAGGAACCACTCGTCCTATTTCTGATGCTACTGTTATTAAAACAGCATATGAAATTGCACGAAAAGAAGGATTTGAAAATTTAGAATTAGAAATAAATAGTATTGGAGATAAAGATTCTCTTGCTCGTTTTAATCGTGAATTAACAAACTATTTTAAAAAACATCTCAACGAACTTGATCCAGAATGTAAGCAAGTTTTGAAAAAAGATGTGTTTGCAGCTATTACATGTACACATGAAAAATGTCAGACGATTAAAAATAATGCTCCAAAGGCAATAAATTATCTCTCTGAACCTTCACGAACTCATCTAAAAGAAATTTTAGAACAACTCGAAATGTCGAATATTCTCTATTCGATTAATAGTTGTTTGATCGATGGTCATAACTTTGCGTCGCATACTATCTTCAGAATATATGCTACAGAAAACGAAAAGCGTATTGTGGTTGCAAGTGGCTGTCGCTGGGGAGGATTGGCAAAACGCTTGGGACTTAAAAAAGATATTCAAGGCATTAGTGCTGTTGTATCAATTAATAAACAAGAACCAAAAGCTGCAAAGAAATTACCTAAGCCAAAATTCTTCTTTATTCAAATGGGTCAAGAAGCAAAAATGCGTAGTTTGATGCTCATAGAAATTTTGCGTGAAGCGAATATTCCAATCTACCATGCGCTTACCAAAGACAAGCTTACAGCCCAGCTTTCTAGCGCTGAAAACCTCAATGTTCCCTATATTCTTATTATGGGTCAAAAAGAGAGTATGGAGCGTACAGTCCTTGTGCGTGAAATGTACAATAGATCTCAGGAAACTGTTAAAATTGATGCTATTGCAGACTATTTGCGTAAACTTATTTGA
- the lepB gene encoding signal peptidase I → MNPENNNEVKKESFWGEIIKFTLFALLIVLPIRLFIAQPFIVSGASMDPAYETGEYLIVDQLSYHLNDPARGDVVIFKYPKDETKYFIKRVIGLPGDTVQIDGTQVIIFNDANPDGLKLREPYISFANEKEDSLRVTLKDDQYFVMGDNRRQSSDSRSWGTLPRELIVGTPFIRLFPLNKISVFPGEFNL, encoded by the coding sequence ATGAATCCTGAAAATAATAATGAAGTTAAAAAAGAAAGTTTCTGGGGTGAAATAATAAAATTTACACTGTTTGCTCTTTTAATCGTACTGCCTATCCGACTTTTCATAGCACAACCTTTCATTGTAAGTGGAGCATCTATGGATCCTGCTTACGAAACTGGTGAATATCTTATTGTTGATCAATTGAGCTATCACCTCAATGATCCTGCTCGCGGTGATGTAGTTATCTTTAAGTATCCTAAGGATGAAACAAAATACTTTATCAAGCGAGTAATTGGTCTTCCTGGTGACACAGTTCAGATTGATGGAACTCAAGTAATAATATTTAATGATGCAAATCCTGATGGATTAAAACTTCGTGAACCATACATTTCATTTGCGAATGAAAAAGAAGATTCACTACGCGTGACTCTTAAAGATGATCAATATTTCGTTATGGGCGATAACAGACGGCAAAGCTCAGATTCACGATCATGGGGAACGCTTCCTCGTGAACTTATTGTAGGAACTCCTTTTATCCGTCTCTTCCCATTGAATAAAATAAGTGTTTTCCCAGGGGAATTTAACCTTTAA